One stretch of Filifactor alocis ATCC 35896 DNA includes these proteins:
- the coaE gene encoding dephospho-CoA kinase (Dephospho-CoA kinase (CoaE) performs the final step in coenzyme A biosynthesis.) — MKQNSNKESNMIILGLTGSIGTGKSTASRYLQKRGIPVLDADQTVKNLYTDKNFCRELSVLFGENILNQQGYIDTLLFGRLVFENKEWLQQLNRMIHPRIKAEFEKRKALLSNIHPIVVYDIPLLYEANMEELVDVVALVCLDKQKQIARIRERDNRTLEQIEQIIGYQMPQEEKKERADYVLNNNGTKEALYQQIDDMISDVMSRYE, encoded by the coding sequence ATGAAACAAAATAGTAATAAGGAGAGCAATATGATTATTTTAGGGCTCACAGGTTCCATCGGAACAGGAAAATCTACAGCGTCCCGTTATTTACAAAAAAGGGGGATTCCCGTTTTAGATGCAGATCAGACGGTAAAAAACCTCTACACAGACAAAAATTTTTGCAGGGAGCTGTCCGTTCTTTTCGGAGAAAACATATTGAATCAACAGGGATATATTGATACACTTCTGTTCGGGCGATTGGTTTTTGAAAATAAAGAATGGTTACAACAATTGAACCGAATGATTCATCCTCGAATTAAAGCGGAGTTTGAAAAAAGAAAAGCTCTTTTATCAAACATTCATCCTATCGTTGTATATGATATACCATTGTTATATGAGGCAAATATGGAAGAATTGGTAGATGTTGTAGCATTGGTTTGTTTGGATAAACAAAAACAAATTGCAAGGATTCGAGAAAGAGACAATCGTACATTGGAACAAATTGAACAAATCATAGGCTATCAAATGCCTCAAGAAGAAAAAAAAGAAAGAGCAGATTATGTTTTGAATAATAACGGCACGAAAGAAGCATTATACCAACAAATTGATGATATGATTTCAGATGTAATGAGTCGTTATGAGTAA
- a CDS encoding ABC transporter substrate-binding protein has product MMKRWKRICAFVALSLIAVTGCTSQTSEQKEADSKKILFEKRDDTLHLTIVESKIWNPLLVTEESVDYALKLVYDGLFSLNEQYNVVNRLADSFSYQNENKDMTVNIRSDAKWHDGTQVTARDIKYTIDFLKSHPESVYYPMINNIASVSVLNNKTVALHLKQSNILQEYSLLFPIIKYSSGSKTPFVWNGTGRYQFDQSEDVRSLLFKEFSDYYGKIGNIKKIKFEMVETEEIRSNLFLSTDSDMINFGRDDISKYDYELFEVTQFPSLQYEMLLFNTKKEPFHTVKNRQALISALNRDMILKNGYRIDNRCNEIFIPQNSLCHLEGIQIPYDIKRTKRDFVSSEKREYELLVDSHRPLRYAAANLIKQEWKKVGVDIKIVGLSSDELKQRLHSGNYDMALIGYWTGFYPDVMKFASTKNLSFYDTSALQQSLNVIQTQQSKTLFLQNYHKFQKQFIQQAFYAGFGHLDSCVAVNRRIQGTLRPNKFDIYYGIEDLKIVDKVYAKQEKKTEDESAVSSPEEKVEESSQE; this is encoded by the coding sequence ATGATGAAGAGATGGAAAAGGATATGTGCTTTTGTAGCTTTGAGTTTGATTGCTGTTACAGGCTGCACTTCACAAACTTCAGAACAGAAAGAGGCAGATTCTAAAAAAATATTGTTTGAAAAAAGAGATGATACCTTACATCTTACAATAGTGGAGAGCAAAATTTGGAATCCGTTGCTTGTAACGGAAGAATCGGTAGACTATGCCTTGAAGTTGGTATATGACGGACTGTTTAGCTTGAATGAACAGTACAATGTTGTAAATCGGTTGGCGGATAGCTTTTCTTATCAAAATGAAAACAAGGACATGACTGTTAATATTCGTTCGGATGCCAAATGGCATGACGGCACCCAGGTAACGGCAAGGGATATAAAATATACAATAGATTTTCTGAAATCTCATCCTGAGAGTGTATATTATCCTATGATAAACAATATTGCAAGCGTTTCTGTTTTGAATAATAAAACTGTTGCGTTGCATTTGAAGCAGAGCAATATACTACAGGAGTACAGCTTGTTGTTTCCTATTATCAAATACAGTTCCGGTTCCAAAACACCTTTTGTATGGAATGGAACAGGACGATATCAGTTTGATCAATCTGAAGATGTCAGATCACTTCTCTTTAAGGAGTTCTCCGATTATTACGGAAAGATAGGAAATATCAAAAAAATTAAATTTGAAATGGTAGAAACAGAAGAAATTCGTAGCAATTTGTTTTTGTCAACAGATTCAGATATGATCAATTTTGGGCGAGATGACATCAGTAAGTATGATTATGAGCTTTTTGAAGTAACGCAATTTCCGAGTCTGCAATATGAAATGCTTCTGTTTAACACAAAAAAGGAGCCTTTCCATACCGTTAAAAACAGACAAGCTCTTATTTCTGCATTAAATCGAGATATGATTTTGAAAAACGGTTATCGCATTGATAACAGATGCAATGAGATATTCATTCCTCAAAATTCCTTGTGTCATTTGGAAGGGATTCAGATTCCGTATGATATCAAAAGAACGAAACGAGATTTTGTGTCTTCCGAGAAACGAGAGTATGAGTTATTGGTAGATTCCCATCGTCCGCTTCGATATGCTGCTGCAAATCTCATAAAACAGGAGTGGAAAAAAGTCGGAGTCGATATCAAAATAGTCGGTTTGTCATCAGATGAGTTGAAACAAAGACTTCATTCCGGAAATTATGATATGGCATTGATTGGATATTGGACAGGATTTTATCCTGATGTGATGAAATTTGCGAGCACAAAAAATCTTTCATTTTATGATACAAGTGCATTACAGCAATCGTTGAATGTAATACAAACACAACAATCCAAAACATTATTTTTACAGAACTATCACAAATTTCAGAAACAATTTATTCAGCAGGCTTTTTATGCGGGATTCGGTCACTTGGATTCTTGTGTGGCGGTGAATCGTAGGATACAAGGAACATTGAGACCGAATAAGTTTGATATTTACTATGGAATTGAGGATTTGAAGATTGTAGATAAAGTATATGCGAAACAAGAGAAAAAAACAGAAGATGAGTCAGCTGTCAGCTCTCCGGAAGAGAAGGTCGAAGAATCTTCACAGGAGTAG
- a CDS encoding carboxylate--amine ligase → MEYKNKAVVLGANYYIGLSTIRCLGKAGVSVTAVDYDRDKAYGLESKYCKEIGIAPHYKNEPERFLSFLIDYAKGQEEKPVLIPTADPYVEFIDTYFDELKQYYLFPMQEKGIYTKLMDKDKFYQFCQEIGAVIPETVLLDEDNFMEKVKQNVGFPCMVKPADSPSFMHEFRQKMFKVCDEKELEEAVAKAKEKNIDVFIQRIIPGFDDHMYTFDAYINQEGEITHWTTCQKYRQYPINFGASVYTTQKYVKELYDIAAPFLKKTGFRGFAEIEFKKDENTGQFYIIEVNVRITNFNALLYKCGLNMPYITYREMIGAPLPNKSIEKDLGIVFWCAYEDMFAVRDYIKTKQLTPLQIAKSYCTKKAPAIWDIDDQKPFWEFNKQLTKRVMRKFRTKK, encoded by the coding sequence ATGGAATATAAAAATAAGGCAGTTGTACTCGGAGCAAACTATTACATCGGTTTAAGTACGATTCGATGTTTGGGAAAAGCGGGTGTATCTGTTACAGCTGTTGATTATGATAGAGATAAAGCATACGGTTTGGAGTCAAAATACTGTAAAGAGATAGGAATTGCACCTCATTATAAAAATGAACCGGAGCGTTTCTTATCATTTTTGATTGATTATGCAAAGGGACAGGAAGAAAAGCCGGTGTTGATTCCCACTGCAGATCCTTATGTAGAGTTTATAGATACCTATTTTGATGAGCTGAAACAATATTATCTGTTTCCGATGCAAGAAAAAGGAATCTATACGAAATTGATGGATAAAGATAAGTTTTATCAGTTTTGTCAAGAAATCGGAGCTGTGATTCCTGAAACAGTACTTTTGGATGAGGACAACTTTATGGAGAAGGTAAAGCAGAATGTTGGATTTCCTTGTATGGTAAAACCGGCAGACTCCCCTTCTTTTATGCATGAATTCAGACAGAAGATGTTTAAGGTCTGTGATGAAAAAGAGCTTGAAGAGGCAGTGGCAAAAGCAAAAGAAAAAAATATCGATGTCTTTATTCAGCGAATTATTCCGGGATTTGATGACCATATGTATACTTTTGATGCATATATCAACCAAGAGGGAGAGATTACGCATTGGACAACTTGCCAAAAATATAGACAGTATCCGATTAACTTCGGTGCATCTGTATATACAACACAAAAATATGTCAAAGAGTTATATGATATTGCGGCACCTTTCTTAAAGAAGACAGGATTTCGAGGCTTTGCAGAGATAGAGTTCAAAAAAGATGAGAATACGGGACAGTTTTATATCATCGAAGTGAATGTACGAATTACGAACTTCAACGCACTGTTGTATAAGTGCGGATTAAATATGCCGTATATTACTTATCGTGAAATGATAGGAGCTCCGTTGCCGAACAAGTCGATTGAAAAAGATTTAGGAATTGTATTTTGGTGTGCTTATGAAGATATGTTTGCAGTAAGAGATTATATCAAGACCAAACAACTCACACCGCTGCAAATCGCAAAATCATATTGTACCAAAAAAGCTCCGGCGATTTGGGATATCGATGATCAAAAACCATTTTGGGAGTTTAACAAACAGTTGACAAAAAGAGTGATGCGAAAATTTCGAACGAAAAAGTAA
- a CDS encoding lytic transglycosylase domain-containing protein: protein MKKFVKFLIIMMCIGMLGIVTVIYSPQKYVLYPKRYHEYVLKYAEAYGVEENLIYAVMKAESRFYPYATSSKGAMGLMQVTEGTLDWISEKIDLRIQDPYDIEKNIQAGTWYLSTLQNTFDDIDLIIIAYNAGPGKTKEWMQEGILVPGQSNSSNLPYRETQQYIEKVKKYYTEYNKYYR from the coding sequence TTGAAAAAATTTGTCAAATTTCTAATTATAATGATGTGTATAGGAATGTTGGGAATCGTTACGGTAATTTATTCTCCACAGAAATATGTCTTATACCCAAAAAGATACCACGAGTATGTATTAAAATATGCAGAAGCATACGGAGTGGAAGAAAATTTAATTTATGCTGTTATGAAAGCAGAGAGCAGATTTTATCCGTATGCAACATCTTCAAAAGGTGCGATGGGATTGATGCAAGTAACGGAAGGAACCTTGGATTGGATTTCAGAAAAAATCGATTTAAGAATTCAAGATCCTTATGATATCGAAAAGAATATTCAAGCAGGGACATGGTATCTTTCCACTCTTCAAAATACTTTTGACGATATTGATTTAATTATTATTGCTTACAATGCAGGTCCCGGAAAGACAAAGGAATGGATGCAAGAAGGCATTTTAGTTCCGGGACAGAGCAATTCAAGTAACTTGCCGTACAGAGAAACACAGCAATATATTGAAAAAGTGAAAAAATATTACACAGAATACAATAAATATTATAGGTGA
- a CDS encoding dihydrolipoyl dehydrogenase family protein: MKKYDVIVIGTGAGNIILEEALKEGLHCAQIERGKFGGTCLTRGCIPTKVLATVADQIRKIEESDRIGIKTTKPTVDWEVVSDRVWDKIDESQELNEFYHHEKNLDAYEGTGYFVSDKVIEVSYRNGTTSEQMTADKIFINVGGRTKVPVIKNLEEVGYLTSETFFGEKYPTKPYESLIIVGGGPIGVEFAHIFSAMGTKVTVVQHNVRLLPKEEKESSELVLKYLRKFGVEVHLNKETNEIRQEGTKKVLEIQDRATGEITTVSAEEIFIAPGIRSNSDLLKIENTSIEVDKRGWIVTNEFLETSVDGVWAVGDINGRQQFRHKANYEADIVAHNLFMGKQPNEFRWAEYSLVPYVTFCYPQVAHVGLTQEEAEKLGYEVSVGMNRYSQTAKGYALGFEPNSEYDGFAKLILDKKTNRILGLHVVGEDASVLIQSFITMMNSGTHTLQPMNAHIGSEVTQQLRREGLTRELASDQFMTLRETMVAHPTLSEVPAWTYYHVDEE; encoded by the coding sequence ATGAAGAAGTATGATGTGATTGTGATAGGAACCGGCGCAGGCAATATTATTTTGGAAGAGGCGCTAAAGGAGGGATTGCATTGTGCGCAAATTGAACGTGGAAAATTCGGTGGAACCTGTTTGACACGAGGTTGTATTCCGACAAAGGTATTGGCAACTGTTGCAGACCAAATAAGAAAAATTGAAGAAAGTGATAGAATCGGAATTAAAACGACAAAACCCACTGTGGATTGGGAAGTTGTGTCTGATAGGGTTTGGGACAAGATTGACGAGAGTCAAGAATTGAATGAGTTCTATCATCACGAAAAAAATTTGGATGCGTATGAAGGGACAGGATATTTTGTTTCTGATAAAGTGATAGAAGTATCATATAGGAATGGAACAACTTCAGAACAGATGACAGCAGATAAGATTTTTATCAATGTGGGAGGAAGAACGAAAGTTCCGGTTATAAAAAACTTGGAAGAGGTTGGATATTTGACAAGCGAAACATTTTTTGGAGAAAAGTATCCTACAAAACCCTATGAAAGTTTGATTATTGTCGGGGGTGGACCAATCGGAGTAGAGTTTGCACATATTTTTTCCGCAATGGGGACAAAAGTTACCGTAGTTCAACACAATGTTAGACTTTTACCGAAGGAAGAAAAGGAAAGTTCCGAATTGGTTTTAAAATACCTTAGAAAATTCGGGGTAGAAGTTCATTTGAACAAGGAAACAAATGAGATCAGACAAGAAGGAACAAAAAAGGTATTAGAGATTCAAGATAGGGCAACCGGAGAGATTACTACTGTATCTGCGGAAGAAATTTTTATAGCACCGGGCATCAGATCGAATTCTGATTTGTTGAAAATAGAAAATACTTCCATTGAGGTTGATAAAAGAGGTTGGATTGTAACAAATGAATTTTTGGAAACAAGTGTAGATGGCGTTTGGGCAGTCGGTGATATCAACGGAAGACAACAGTTTAGACATAAGGCAAACTATGAAGCTGATATTGTCGCACACAATTTGTTTATGGGCAAACAACCGAATGAATTTCGTTGGGCAGAATATTCACTGGTACCTTATGTAACATTCTGCTATCCTCAAGTTGCTCATGTAGGTTTGACACAAGAGGAAGCGGAAAAATTGGGATATGAAGTTTCTGTCGGGATGAATCGATATTCTCAAACAGCAAAAGGATATGCGTTGGGATTTGAACCGAATAGTGAATATGACGGATTTGCAAAATTGATTTTGGATAAAAAGACGAACCGTATCTTGGGATTGCATGTTGTGGGAGAGGACGCGTCCGTCTTGATTCAATCTTTTATTACGATGATGAATTCCGGAACACATACCTTGCAACCGATGAACGCACATATCGGAAGCGAAGTGACACAACAGTTGCGAAGAGAGGGATTGACAAGAGAGTTGGCATCAGACCAATTTATGACTTTAAGAGAAACCATGGTAGCACATCCTACTTTGTCGGAAGTACCTGCATGGACTTATTATCATGTAGATGAAGAATAA
- a CDS encoding FUSC family protein yields MVIGMRVIKTAIAMAIGVLVSSTFHLQYPFFTVIAAIIAMQNTLDDSFKKGLGRISGTILGGIAGIIYLNFCISEYIVWNAVIIGILAVLIMYVQLKLKWNQSIQISLIVFLSICLTTRDESVSYYAIVRVLDTVIGIGIAFAVNYLISPPNYEKQFVDDAEQLFMEEKRVFLQKLSNDRAIDIESLEQRLSKIKRLYKIYLADSRWYTKHLFNEESNSILWDEVIRDLNEVYRHICIMQELQLYGKPDEENIKRLQRMGQSDLSDLYQESLHQESTKKQKESINKTDVQRHEYYNTCEECLEEETKVIYNYHIHKILDGLERLEKQLELIGGIKNEEV; encoded by the coding sequence ATGGTTATAGGAATGAGGGTAATCAAGACTGCAATAGCAATGGCTATCGGTGTTTTGGTTTCGAGCACATTTCATTTGCAATATCCTTTTTTTACTGTGATTGCAGCAATTATTGCAATGCAAAATACATTGGATGACAGTTTTAAAAAGGGGTTGGGCAGGATTTCAGGCACCATTTTAGGAGGAATAGCGGGAATCATTTATTTGAATTTCTGCATTTCCGAATATATTGTATGGAATGCCGTTATCATTGGAATTCTTGCTGTTTTGATTATGTATGTTCAGCTGAAGTTAAAATGGAACCAATCGATTCAAATTTCACTGATTGTGTTTTTATCTATCTGTCTTACGACGAGGGATGAAAGCGTTTCATATTATGCGATTGTTCGTGTGTTGGACACGGTGATAGGAATTGGGATTGCATTTGCAGTGAATTATCTGATTTCACCTCCCAACTATGAAAAACAGTTTGTGGATGATGCGGAGCAATTATTTATGGAAGAAAAACGAGTTTTTTTGCAAAAATTGAGCAATGATAGGGCAATTGATATAGAGTCATTGGAACAGCGACTGTCCAAGATAAAACGTTTGTATAAAATATATTTGGCTGACAGTCGATGGTATACAAAACATTTATTCAACGAGGAATCAAACAGTATTTTGTGGGATGAGGTTATCAGAGATTTGAATGAGGTATATCGACATATTTGTATTATGCAGGAGTTGCAATTGTACGGAAAACCGGATGAAGAAAACATCAAGAGATTGCAGCGTATGGGACAAAGTGATCTGTCAGATTTATATCAGGAATCTTTGCATCAAGAATCTACAAAAAAACAGAAAGAATCTATAAATAAAACGGATGTGCAACGCCACGAATATTACAATACTTGTGAAGAGTGCTTGGAGGAAGAGACAAAGGTGATTTACAATTATCATATTCATAAGATATTGGATGGCTTGGAACGATTGGAAAAACAGTTAGAGTTAATAGGAGGAATAAAGAATGAAGAAGTATGA
- the polA gene encoding DNA polymerase I has product MKRLFLIDGNSLINRAYYALPPLMTKDGLYTNAIYGFLMMFYKAMDEYAPDYVSVAFDLKGPTFRHKEYKDYKGTRKGMPPELAMQIQPLKELLDTMGVHRAEIEGFEADDIIGTLSKIGEDENLEVFILTGDRDALQLASKTTKILFTKKGISDLEVYDEDKVKERYELTPKQFIDLKGLMGDSSDNIPGVAGIGEKTGIKLLKEYDSIENLILHIDELKGAVKTKMEAGYESAVMSKRLATIVRVIPVEFSLDELLYEKKSGEQLRSLFMKYGFTSLMSKLEYKEEETSTTDINISYEIEELLQQNPTEIGLIAAIEDGNILTKRIVRLYLLADSITYAVEEENIPKLKELLERENVFIYGNNLKREYTALKPYGITLPKISFDSQLAQYILNPSEVEQEPEKIGIKYGMPIVSPNLEDLLGKGKKRMSFSMANRVQMDEYFAKILAIISHCKTKMLDMIQEEDTKFLFEKIELPLMKVLGEMEYLGIAVNEDVLCELEQEFAKLIVQYEQEIYDLAGEEFNINSPKQLGVVLFEKLQLPVIKKTKTGYSTGAEILEKLYDKHPIISKILSYRQVSKLQSTYVIGLLSLINPTSKRIHSTFNQTLTTTGRISSLEPNLQNIPVRTEMGRELRKVFVAKEGYVLVDADYSQIELRVLAHMAQEKKMIEGFHGSMDIHTKTASEVFSVPVEEVTKELRSAAKAVNFGIVYGISDFGLSNNLNITKKQAKEYIDLYFARYPGIKTYMDTIVKEVEELGYSTTLCGRRRYIPEIKSSNFIVKNMGKRLAMNTPIQGSAADIIKIAMNRVFEWLKTEKIDAELVLQVHDELLLEVREDDAKYVRDKVIELMEGAWSMDVPLKVDATIGDSWYETK; this is encoded by the coding sequence ATGAAAAGGTTATTTCTGATTGATGGAAATTCATTGATTAATCGAGCGTATTATGCGTTGCCGCCACTTATGACAAAGGATGGGTTGTATACCAATGCCATTTATGGTTTTTTGATGATGTTCTACAAAGCGATGGATGAATATGCTCCGGATTATGTGAGTGTTGCTTTTGATTTGAAAGGACCTACTTTTCGTCACAAGGAGTACAAAGATTATAAAGGAACAAGGAAAGGGATGCCTCCTGAACTTGCAATGCAGATTCAACCGTTGAAAGAGTTACTTGATACAATGGGGGTGCATAGGGCGGAAATCGAAGGGTTTGAAGCAGATGATATCATTGGAACTCTATCCAAAATCGGAGAAGATGAAAATTTGGAAGTTTTTATTTTGACAGGAGATAGGGATGCACTGCAATTGGCTTCTAAGACAACGAAAATTCTTTTTACCAAAAAAGGAATCAGCGACTTGGAAGTTTATGATGAAGATAAGGTGAAAGAACGGTATGAATTGACTCCGAAACAGTTTATTGATTTGAAGGGACTGATGGGAGACAGTTCGGATAATATTCCGGGAGTTGCAGGAATTGGAGAAAAAACAGGAATCAAACTTTTGAAAGAATACGATTCGATTGAAAATTTGATTTTGCATATTGATGAATTGAAAGGTGCCGTCAAGACCAAAATGGAAGCCGGATATGAGTCGGCTGTTATGAGTAAGAGGTTGGCTACGATAGTTCGTGTAATACCGGTGGAATTTTCATTGGATGAATTGCTTTATGAAAAAAAATCCGGAGAGCAGTTAAGAAGTTTATTTATGAAGTATGGGTTCACTTCATTGATGTCCAAGTTGGAATACAAGGAAGAAGAAACTTCTACTACAGATATCAACATTAGTTATGAAATAGAAGAACTTTTGCAACAAAATCCAACAGAGATTGGACTGATTGCTGCGATTGAAGATGGAAATATTTTGACGAAACGAATAGTACGACTTTATCTTTTGGCAGATTCCATTACTTATGCGGTGGAAGAAGAGAACATACCAAAACTGAAAGAGCTGTTGGAAAGAGAGAATGTTTTTATCTATGGAAATAATCTGAAAAGAGAGTATACAGCATTGAAACCTTATGGAATTACACTGCCTAAAATTTCTTTTGACAGCCAACTGGCGCAGTATATTCTCAATCCGTCGGAAGTAGAGCAGGAACCGGAAAAGATTGGTATAAAATACGGTATGCCGATTGTGAGTCCGAATTTAGAGGACTTGCTTGGAAAAGGAAAAAAGAGAATGTCTTTTTCTATGGCAAATCGTGTTCAGATGGACGAATATTTTGCTAAAATTTTGGCGATCATTTCTCATTGCAAAACCAAAATGCTGGATATGATTCAAGAAGAAGATACCAAGTTTTTGTTTGAAAAGATAGAATTGCCTTTAATGAAAGTATTAGGCGAGATGGAGTATCTCGGAATTGCAGTCAATGAAGATGTGCTTTGTGAATTGGAACAAGAATTTGCAAAGTTAATTGTTCAGTATGAACAAGAAATTTATGATTTGGCGGGCGAAGAATTTAACATCAATTCACCGAAGCAGTTGGGAGTTGTTTTATTTGAAAAACTACAACTTCCGGTCATCAAAAAGACAAAGACAGGTTATTCCACCGGAGCGGAAATTTTGGAAAAACTTTATGATAAACATCCTATTATCTCCAAAATCTTGTCCTATCGACAAGTGAGCAAATTACAATCTACTTATGTGATAGGACTGTTGTCGTTGATTAATCCTACCTCCAAAAGAATACATTCTACTTTTAACCAAACTTTGACAACAACAGGAAGGATTTCTTCTTTGGAACCTAATTTGCAAAATATTCCCGTCCGTACAGAAATGGGTAGGGAACTGAGAAAGGTATTTGTTGCAAAAGAGGGGTATGTTTTGGTGGATGCCGACTACTCTCAAATTGAGTTGAGAGTATTGGCGCATATGGCACAGGAAAAGAAGATGATAGAAGGATTCCATGGCAGTATGGATATTCATACCAAAACGGCATCAGAGGTTTTTTCTGTTCCGGTAGAGGAAGTCACAAAAGAATTGAGAAGTGCAGCCAAAGCGGTTAACTTCGGAATTGTTTACGGAATCAGCGATTTCGGTTTGTCTAACAATTTGAACATTACAAAGAAACAAGCAAAAGAATATATTGACCTTTATTTTGCCAGATATCCCGGAATCAAAACTTACATGGATACGATTGTAAAAGAAGTGGAGGAGTTGGGGTACAGTACCACACTTTGTGGCAGAAGACGCTATATCCCCGAAATCAAATCAAGTAATTTTATTGTAAAAAATATGGGGAAACGATTGGCAATGAACACTCCGATTCAGGGGTCGGCCGCCGACATTATCAAAATAGCGATGAATCGTGTGTTTGAGTGGCTGAAAACAGAAAAAATAGATGCTGAATTGGTCTTACAAGTACATGATGAATTGTTGTTGGAAGTTAGGGAAGACGATGCAAAATATGTTCGTGACAAGGTGATAGAGCTTATGGAAGGTGCTTGGAGCATGGATGTACCGTTAAAAGTAGATGCGACCATCGGAGATTCGTGGTATGAAACAAAATAG
- a CDS encoding cold-shock protein, giving the protein MKQGKVKWFNAEKGFGFISVEGENDVFVHFSAIQTEGFKTLEEGQDVEFEIVDGARGPQASNVTKL; this is encoded by the coding sequence ATGAAACAAGGAAAAGTAAAATGGTTTAATGCAGAAAAAGGATTTGGATTTATTTCAGTAGAAGGCGAAAATGATGTTTTCGTTCATTTTTCTGCAATCCAAACAGAAGGATTCAAAACTCTTGAAGAAGGACAAGATGTTGAGTTTGAAATCGTTGACGGAGCAAGAGGACCTCAAGCTTCTAATGTAACAAAACTATAA
- a CDS encoding NAD-dependent epimerase/dehydratase family protein: MKKILVTSGTVFVTRTIAEYYVKKGYEVYVMNRNTKEQPKGVILIQADRHHIGRKLRPYSFDVVIDHAYTAEEVDLLLDALGEHKEYILISSSAVYPEDGIQPFTEECKVGENKFWGQYGINKIEAEKLLLNRNPSAYIVRPPYLYGPMNNVYRESFVFDCAVSGRKFYLPNNGSMKLQFLFVEDMCKFFDILLQKKPSNHIFNVGNSKLISTKDWVSMCYEIVGEKLEFVYVNQEVEQRNYFSFYDYEYRLCVDKQNDLMLECKDVKEGLKESYEWYKSNTEKVNRKPFVDYIDKYLVRNRYDDTDC, from the coding sequence ATGAAAAAAATATTAGTTACCAGCGGGACTGTATTTGTGACAAGAACGATTGCAGAATATTATGTAAAAAAAGGATATGAAGTCTATGTAATGAATCGGAATACTAAAGAACAACCTAAAGGAGTAATACTAATTCAAGCGGATCGTCATCATATTGGTAGAAAATTAAGACCATATTCATTTGATGTGGTAATTGACCATGCCTATACAGCGGAAGAAGTAGATTTATTATTGGATGCATTGGGGGAACATAAAGAGTATATTTTAATTAGTTCAAGTGCGGTGTACCCGGAAGATGGAATTCAACCTTTTACAGAAGAATGTAAGGTAGGTGAAAATAAATTTTGGGGTCAATATGGAATTAACAAAATAGAAGCGGAGAAATTATTATTAAATAGAAATCCGTCTGCGTACATAGTTAGACCACCCTATCTCTATGGACCGATGAATAATGTATATAGAGAGTCCTTTGTTTTTGATTGTGCGGTGTCTGGTAGAAAATTTTATTTACCTAATAATGGAAGTATGAAATTACAGTTTTTATTTGTAGAGGACATGTGTAAGTTTTTTGATATTTTATTACAGAAGAAACCGTCTAATCATATTTTTAATGTAGGAAACAGTAAGTTAATTAGCACTAAAGATTGGGTTTCTATGTGCTATGAAATAGTTGGGGAAAAATTGGAATTCGTTTATGTAAATCAGGAAGTGGAACAAAGAAATTATTTTAGTTTCTATGATTATGAATATCGTCTTTGTGTTGATAAACAAAATGATTTGATGTTAGAATGCAAGGATGTGAAAGAAGGGTTGAAAGAATCTTATGAATGGTACAAAAGTAATACAGAAAAAGTTAATAGGAAACCTTTTGTAGATTATATAGATAAATACTTGGTGAGAAATAGATACGATGATACAGATTGTTAG
- a CDS encoding GNAT family N-acetyltransferase codes for MEIRYISELDDKLRVSEIYERSWKYAYKNIIPQQFLDSIEKDRWIPMLELSDWYILLCIEDGKYVGASSFCQSRFSEYPNYGEIVTMYLCPEHIGKGYETKLFETVILELNNKGYDELFLWVLDENDLAKKFYKKHHFIETDNCIDVNIGGKILREVMYVYKG; via the coding sequence TTGGAAATTAGATATATTAGTGAACTAGATGATAAACTTAGAGTTAGTGAAATATATGAGCGAAGCTGGAAGTATGCTTATAAAAATATCATTCCACAACAATTTCTTGATTCTATTGAGAAAGATAGATGGATACCAATGTTAGAATTATCTGATTGGTACATACTTCTGTGCATTGAGGATGGGAAATATGTTGGTGCGAGTAGTTTTTGTCAATCACGATTTTCTGAGTATCCCAATTATGGAGAAATTGTTACTATGTATTTATGTCCAGAGCATATAGGGAAAGGGTATGAAACAAAATTATTTGAAACAGTTATTCTAGAATTAAATAATAAAGGATATGATGAGTTATTTTTGTGGGTTTTGGATGAAAATGATTTAGCAAAAAAATTTTATAAAAAGCATCATTTTATAGAAACTGACAACTGTATCGATGTTAATATTGGAGGGAAGATTCTTCGAGAAGTAATGTATGTATATAAAGGATAG